A window of Pseudomonadota bacterium genomic DNA:
TCGATGAGCTCGTCTCGCGGCAAGGAGCGTCCATGCGTCTTCGAATCCTCTCTGCCCTTCTGATCGCATCGCTGCTGGCCACCGGCTGCGCGGCCAGCCCGCCGCCTCCGTCGCCGTCGCCGTCGGTGGCACCGGTCACCATTCCCCAGATCGACGCGGCCCATGTCACGTCGGTGCAGGTCCGCCTGAAGGGCGACCTCGAGCTCGCCAGCGAGCAGATTGCCGTTACCGCCCAGGGCGACACCGTCGTGCTGAGCGGAACGGTCGGCACCGCAGACGAGAGGCAGCGCGCCGAGTCATTGGCCCGCTCGGTGAAGGGCGTGGAGAAGGTCGACAATCGCATCGAGGTGCGACCAGCGCAGTAGCGCCGGGTCTTTCAGCCCCTTTTCAGAGCGGGGTGCTTGAATGTCGGCATGGATGTGCCACGTGTTTCCCCTGCTTTTTCGCGCCTCATCGATCACCCCAGGGTGAAGGCCGCTCAGGCCCGCATCGACGCGGCCCAGTCACGTCTCGATCGTGCCGAGGTTGCCCTTCACGGCGACTGGGACAAGCGCCTCGAGCTCTATCGACCCGATATCGACGCGCTCTGGGAGCAGCAGCGCACAAATGGGGTTACGGCGATCGCAGCGCAGAGCATGCTCATCATGGTTGTCGGAGGCGGCCTCGCGGTGAACGTCGGGGTCTCGATGGTGCCCGCACTTGCGCCGTATAGAAACCTGTTGACGATTGGCGCGTGGGTGGCGGGGTGGAAGTACCTGCCTGAGCTGATGGGTCGTCACGTCATTCGCCCCGTGGTGCAGCGCATCGTCAATCGACAGATGGATCACAGGCTCGCGCGCGAGCGAGAGCTACAGGCCGAGACGCTCCAACGGGCGCGCGCACAGCTTGACGAGCAGCTCAGGCTGGTGGCGGCTGAAGCCGCCTCGTTGCAGGCTGCTCACGAAGCGCAGGCGCGTCAGGCTGCGCCCGCGCCGGCGATCTCGGTGGCCACGGAGGAGGTTCGTATCGGGGGCATCTCGCTGCCTCGTAGGCCTGCGGGGTGTGCCACGGGACCGGCAAGTGCTGGTACTGCAGCGGCAAGGGCCGTGTTGCGGCGCGGCATCGGGGCTGAGCGTCAGCCGTCGATGGGCTTCGTCCAGCGCACCTTTCCCGTGGTGGCGTCGAACAGGCGCAGGAACGGGCTGGGTCCGCTCGGCTCGAGGTCGAAAATCGCCAGGTCGCGACCATCGGGGCTGAAGCCGTGCTCCATGTGCTCGTGAACCTCTTTGAAGCTGCTCCCCTTGCAGACTGCAACAGCGCTGCCGTTGGCGGCGTTCACGAGGCGCACCTGGCCTCCAGCCGCGTCTTCCACGGCCAGGGTTCCCCGCGCGGAGATCATGGTGGCGCGAAGGGTCTTGCCCACCACACGGGCGGTGCGTGCCCGGTCTCGCAGCCGGATGACCGTGACCTCGCTGTCGCCGCTGTCGGGGATCTCGCGGTTGATGGCCACGTGGGCGAAGTCGGGGGACATGACGCAGGCGTCGGTCTTCTGGCCGAACGGGAGAACCACTGTCTTCGTTCCGCCAGGCAGATCGGTGAAGAAGAGGGTGTTGTCGGTATCGTCGATCACGGCCACGCGCCCGTCATCGGCGCGGAACGGCCCGTAGGGCAGGTGCGCGGTGGTGTAGACCCGGCGCGTGCCTGTAGGTACGGGCTGCACCACGACGCGTTCTTCAACGGGGTTGTGCGCCGTCAGCCAGTGCCCCTTGGGGCTCACGTCGCCACGAGGGCCGGCCACCGATGTGATGAGGGCGCCGGTCTCCACGTCCCACACCCGCACCGATGAGTCTGGCTCCGGGCGTCCGATGGAGAAGCCGGTGGTGATGAGCCAGCGGCCATCGGCAGAGAACGTCACGGTGAACCCACCGCCGAAGCGCTTCTCACCCGTGATGGTGCGCAGCTCGGTGCCCTTGGGCAGGCTGTAGAGCACCACCTGGGAGCTCAGCGTGCCCACCGCGAGCATCTTGCCGTCTGGGCTGAGCGCCACGCCGGTCGGCATGGCTTTTGGCGAGACGCGGCACACCAGCTGCCCCGTCGAGGTGTCGAAGACCGCGGCGGTGCGAAACCCGCACCCCGCGACCCGTCGGCCGTCTCGGCTGAAGCCGATGAATGACATGTGGGACTGCTCGGCTTGCGCCGCTGCACCGGTGAACAAGAAGAACAGGGCAAGAACGACGAGACGCACGACGGTTCGCATGGGGTACACGCTCCTCACGAGACGGTCATACGAATCTCGTCACGCGAGTCCCTGCCGAGGTGAAGCAGCGTTCAGACGCGAGGAATGTGCTGCCGGGCACCCAAAAAAAGAGCCCGCGCCGTGCTTCGATGAAGAAGCGCGGCCGGGCGACGAGGGGTTTTCACAGTGACACCCTCAGCATATCGCGCTCGGGCCGTCTGGGCCATCGCCTCTCGGTGAAGCGTCGCAAGGCTCGGGTGGGGCGCCGGAAGTGTGGGGTGGGAGGCTCGGCTGCGCTTCATGTGGCGATTTTCTGCTCTCGGGCGCTTCTGCGCGCCCCTCGAAGCGCATGCGCTCGATGCGCGTCTCGAGCTCGCCGCGTCGCGTCAGCAGCGCTTCCTTCAAGTCGCCCAGCTCGGCGCGGTACACGGTGAGACGGTCCTCTGAGCTGGCGAGCTCGACCACGTAGCGCTCGCGCAGCATCCTCTCGTCGCTTCCCTCGCCCAGGGCCTGGAGGTTCTTGCGCAGACGCTCCTGATCATCGAAGATGGCCGCAATCTCGCGCTCTCGCTGCTCGATGCGCCGGTGGGTGTGCCCGATGTCGCGCTGCAGCGCGGCGAGCGCCCGGATCTCTTCGGAGGCGGCGGCGTCGAGGCAGCGCGTCTCGACCAGGGCGTCGAGGTGGTCGGGATGGGCCGATGAGAGCGCGGTGCTCTCGCTCTCGGTCCGCTCCTCTCGAACGCGAAGCGCGGCGCTTGCTTGCGCCGCCAGATCGACGCGGAAGCGGTGCACCTCATCGGTGCTCACGATGGGGGGCTGCGTCTCGGTGAGACGGGCCCCTCGCGCGCGTGGATGCTCGACGTGCACCTCGAGCGGCTGGGTGTTCTTTGAGTGGAGATGATACGTGGTCTCGTGCACCGTGGTGTGCTCGAGGGTGATGAGCCCTCCGCCCACAAGCAGTCGCGAGACCCGCTTCGACAGGTCGTCGCGCTCCACGTGAACCGAGCAGCGCAGCTCGACCGAGAATGGCACTACGCGCTCCTCGTCGGCCAGCAGAAGGTCGAGCATCGACTCGCCCACATAGGCCCCGTTCTCGAAAACGGTGAGCGGACCTCCTTCGAGCGTGACACCGGTGGTGTTGCGCAGCGCGAGAGCGCTCATCGGGTTTCGCGCACGCAGCGACTCGCGGTACACGGCAACGCGGCGGGCTTCGACGGGGCCTTGCAGTAGGGGCACCAGGGCCGACTCGCCCTTGCGCATCGTCACCGGAAGCGTGATGTCGTACTCGAAGAGGTCGCTCACCGCGCCGACCTGGGTCTGCACGTCTACCGTGCGGCTGACCGCTTCGGCGCTGATGTGGCGCGTGACCGGCGCGACGGCCGCGGCCAGCATCAAGGGGCGGGCTGCGCGATGCAGGCCGCGGCCCTCATCGCCTTCGGTGATCTCGCGCTCGTGCGCGGCACCGACCCGGGCGGAGGCCTCGAACCCGACCGGCGGGCCGTACGGCGCGCCGGTGGGCAGCTCCACCACGGGCCGGCTGGGGTAGCGTGTCGAGTAGAGGTCGTGCACGAACGAAACGGGCAGCCCCGCCACCAGCGAGAGCCGCACGTCGCGCCAGTCGTCGTGGGCGTTGTCGACAAGCCCCCATCCTTGCAGCAGAGCGGCCTTCCCGGTCTCGAGCAGCATGCGGTAGGAGGTCTTCCACATCGGCGCTTCGATGACATAGCCGGCCGACACCCGTCGACGTCCTTCTCCCCGTGTCGAGATGGTCAGGGTCTTCAGATCTTTCCGTGCCCCTTCGAGAAGCACCTCGAGCAGCCGCGTCATGTCGCGGCGCAACGAAGGGTCGAGCAGGGTGACCTGCTTCGTCTCGAAGAGATCAAAGGTCTGCAGCGCACCGCCGTCGAGCAGCAGCACGAGATGGGGCACGCGCACGATGTCTCCCTCGTGCAGGCGCTCGAGCATCTGCACGCCGGTCACGGCCCCTTCCACCGCGCGACTGCCGAGCTCGACCTTGACGCGGGCGCCCTTCACCTGGTCGAGGAGGTTGGTGAGGGTGCTCGTGCCGTCGTCGAGGTTGATGGCGGGGGATTCGGGGCTGCGACCCACGGGAGGGGTCGAGGGGTAGCGCACGCTGGCCACCTGCCCGCCGTCGTGATCGACGACGGTGAGCGATTTTAGCACGTCGTTCATCTGTGTCGAGGCAAGCTCGAGCATGATGGCGGCATCTCCCTCGACCTCACCGGCTCGCTCGAAGTAGCCGACGCCGTGCTTGTACAGAACCACCTTCACGATGGGCATCTCAGACACGTCGATTGTGTTCCTCTCCAGATGTCCCGCGCGGGAGGGGAAGGGCGCGGGCGGCGCCAACTTGGCCGACATGCTGATCGTGCTCGGAATGGCGTGACCTCAACCAGGCTCCCGGAGCCGGCGGGCAGCTGGCAGGCGCGCTTGATGTCGGCGATGCTACGGCGCACGGTGAAGCCGCTGCTGCGGCGCGCAGACGTGCGGCGCGTTCGCATGCTCCTCGGAAACCCGCATCCGGCCTCCCTGAGAGGTGTGGCGCTGGGGCGCGACCGCGTGGGCGGCGTGGCGGGCGAGTGGGTGGCGCCTCTGTACGCGCCTCGCGCGCCGGTGCTGCTCTACCTGCACGGCGGAGGCTACGTGGCCTGCTCACCGCGCTCGCATCGCCCCATCACCGCTGAGCTCGCACGTCGTGGCTTTCGTGTCTTTGCCCCCGACTACCGCCTTGCGCCGGAGGCGCCCTTCCCCGCGGGGCTCGAAGACGCCCTGGCCGTCTATCGCGCACTGCGCGCCGCGGAGGGAGACGCCACCGCCATCGTGCTCGCGGGCGACTCGGCCGGAGGCGGACTGGCCCTTGCCCTCATGCTCGCGCTGCGCGACGCGGGCGACCGGTTGCCCTCCGCCGCGGTGCTCTTCTCGCCGCTAGCCGATCTGGTGTCGCAAGATGGCTCGCGCGTGACCCATGCCGACCGCTGCGCCTTCTTCGACGGTGGCATCTTCGCGCCGGTGCGCGACTGGTATCTCAATGGCGCCGATGCCCGCAATCCCCTGGTCTCGCCGGTCTTCGCCGATCTTCACGGCCTCCCGCCGCTGCTGGTGCACGTGGGCCGCGACGAGCTGCTGCTCGATGATTCGACCCGCCTTGTTGTCCGCGCTCGGGAAGCCGGGGTCGACGCACAGATCGTCACGTGGCCGGCCGTGCCCCATGTGTGGCAGATCTTTCCGCGTCTCCTGCCGGAAGCACGGGCCTCGCTCGATGGCGCGGCCGCCTTCTTCCAGCGCGTGCTGCACGTGCGCCCCGATGTCGACGTGCTCGTGGTGGGCAGTGGTTTTGCCGGTCTGGGCATGGCCATCCGGCTGCAGCAGGCAGGTCGTGATTCGTTCCTCATCTTGGAGAGGGGAGACGAGGTGGGGGGCACCTGGCGCGACAACACGTATCCGGGCTGCGCCTGCGATGTCCCCTCGCATCTGTACTCGTTCTCGTTCGAGACCGCCTTCGACTGGAGCCGCATCTACGCATCGCAGGGTGAGATACAGGCGTACCTGCTCGAGGTGGTGGCGCGCCACGATCTGCGTCGCAAGATTCGCTTCGGCTGCGCCCTTGTCGAGGCGCGCTTTGATGAGAAGGCGCGCATGTGGCGCGCGGTGACCTCGACGGGTGATGCGATCACCGCTCGGGTGATCGTGTCCGGCGTGGGCGGCCTGAACCGACCGTTCATACCAGCCCTCGATGGTGCCGATGCGTTCGCGGGCCCCACCATGCACACGGCCGCCTGGAACCACGATGTCTCGCTCGATGGCAAGCGGGTTGCGGTGGTGGGGTCGGCGGCGTCCGCCATTCAAGCCGTGCCCGTGCTGGCCTCGAAGGTGTCGCGCCTCACCGTGTTTCAGCGCACGCCGTCGTGGGTGATGCCGCGTCGCGATCGGGCGCTCGCTCCGGCAGAGCGTCGCTTCCTCTTGCGCTCGCCGCGCGCGCGGGGGGTGCTGCGCGCGCTCATCTACGGTCTGCAGGAGATGCTGGCGGTGGGCTTCGTGGTCTGGCCAGGGGCCATGCGCCTCGTCGAGTGGGCGGGGC
This region includes:
- a CDS encoding BON domain-containing protein translates to DELVSRQGASMRLRILSALLIASLLATGCAASPPPPSPSPSVAPVTIPQIDAAHVTSVQVRLKGDLELASEQIAVTAQGDTVVLSGTVGTADERQRAESLARSVKGVEKVDNRIEVRPAQ
- a CDS encoding steryl acetyl hydrolase — protein: MSRAGGEGRGRRQLGRHADRARNGVTSTRLPEPAGSWQARLMSAMLRRTVKPLLRRADVRRVRMLLGNPHPASLRGVALGRDRVGGVAGEWVAPLYAPRAPVLLYLHGGGYVACSPRSHRPITAELARRGFRVFAPDYRLAPEAPFPAGLEDALAVYRALRAAEGDATAIVLAGDSAGGGLALALMLALRDAGDRLPSAAVLFSPLADLVSQDGSRVTHADRCAFFDGGIFAPVRDWYLNGADARNPLVSPVFADLHGLPPLLVHVGRDELLLDDSTRLVVRAREAGVDAQIVTWPAVPHVWQIFPRLLPEARASLDGAAAFFQRVLHVRPDVDVLVVGSGFAGLGMAIRLQQAGRDSFLILERGDEVGGTWRDNTYPGCACDVPSHLYSFSFETAFDWSRIYASQGEIQAYLLEVVARHDLRRKIRFGCALVEARFDEKARMWRAVTSTGDAITARVIVSGVGGLNRPFIPALDGADAFAGPTMHTAAWNHDVSLDGKRVAVVGSAASAIQAVPVLASKVSRLTVFQRTPSWVMPRRDRALAPAERRFLLRSPRARGVLRALIYGLQEMLAVGFVVWPGAMRLVEWAGRRHIARSVSDPVLREKLTPTYRAGCKRILTSNDFYPAVTRDHVEVVTEAITGLRAEGVVTADGRVHEVDAIVYATGFRVTELPFPVRFVGRGGIDLNEVWRDGMQAHHGVTVAGFPNLFLLIGPNTGLGHNSIVFMIEAQVEYVLRCLAMLDARGARVMETRASTQARYNDGLQRRMARTVWATGCHSWYQGAQGRITTLWPGFTFSYWARLFHPRPRHHEFE